In Theileria equi strain WA chromosome 4 map unlocalized gcontig_1105316255033, whole genome shotgun sequence, the following are encoded in one genomic region:
- a CDS encoding Formin 2 Domain containing protein (encoded by transcript BEWA_015750A), protein MPASVPNFGRFENINAAIHSDLHPPQYERALGTSRVDYISFTPSSKNTLGFYLKGKRRSSLQERYDGRPLLHSDLNITPQKNVMAGSLAYYSRRGSDSKYVAPSSLGIYERSSRHRSHTPLAAYRSSSPFTVPRSSVSTFLVKNKTLHLRNVTEEAVPPLLHVFANRLLGIRSPWKLPTKPSAARNNIQQITGFFTLLERLSDHYVDPESLPTFYNNVYSIAKYMFNRQTTRRYRRRTDAGNNSDGYFPENLVHIGGHVYDIGEYGNKSLYQKYVLLDMCTDSTLSSEFYDSFNRQILEHRTNYRSLPSMTYILDFVECITFWMQFSNDTFVVLNYPGHGFNVLLLFACAIFNVNKLQDKEYRHMDDILESLDNAILDSFSWRNNCRFGTPDEHTQDLHNKVNRNVMESVPSLLEMFSWPASYRRYLHYFIALKDKPRTAKTFRIKHILLNSLLPGVDFAVEVYSLEHLSNDDPVRKTVKRKHSGRNIRHSCSLYSPLLFPRCVCGGEANDGARMVCCEGDYHIQTCTMYNGVDKRRHLGNRYPDSNALLIDFTVGTDGEPRELLVQGDVTLALVLHAKRANRKILATFSFNTAFVNGDAIEVHKSELDIWDPEFPLMPHSRLFVYVEKQRGAVNSPAGDIIANGPEKLAQRPEITYNYPSGNMETFLKYHVGQVDEEDVKSLVRTLGCSPYVCKLALKICKKYSDALELLTSEEMQIWRDLYKDVARHANEETRVPRIDTRLSIQEDESNTSDGDTAVSEDVIVDTVRTLVIDEDRSAEQGKSDTCPERGESISSPHFETSREESLIEAASKQGSFAGISSKQESLTEIKESIEETLKQPSHELTKSGSGTIATSEQAQVSLKDDLSPNVASTQDGLSPSVTLDHDDLSPQMSLDQSPQSLEQQRLLTRTSYGKDVSQNIVSHDTPASSLQDIPISSLRSVSVSSLIDGSASLTTQMDRDLSIPFIGGVGSSDLQIDPGRSLSPGASMSIVSSATSPLPQSVCSPLSRASSAMIISSAAVSPENFVKSPSSFYPGSPGSFSYSSASSDYLPCIDIDAVVKMEENMKEEEPPVTLDQLKGALQDELQKKLKRKDSGGSNETREKLLVPKSLSTLPKAEIITPKKAVPPVPKEKRAPPVPKGMLAPPVPTGKVAPKGKMAPPVPTGKIAPPLPKGKTAPKLPMFTPKVAKRSLPLGVKLHWKPLSNARLEGTIFEAIKHGGHGEKNLFDVTTATKLFTRENKQVLPKRVHAVSTLAVLDAKRAQNIGIVLRFTEGLYDAILDDVDKLNTDSPNLTLENLHKLATAMPTELEREKFTKYFNSNTSLPLQPVEKDVVKLLKKDMEAKIRISKFTIQYKSAIDTLKSQLDTFDAAVKQIRGNTHLPILLSAILQYGNFVNHGDTDVKTYGFTLSSAIRLVDLKSSDKSITSLHYLIINLAMRFPDTRFNEIDVSLESVLLAEKVSAKGILDTLEEIRTELGFLVKFSESKEEDYELMEKIDRIMNQCKDGICDITTRQEKIFESIRKTWTFLGEEYKQGMALEEIFQILADLAKSVKKVFTDIKNRPNKFLVAISDQEEREVFMKRFVEKRTKLDN, encoded by the coding sequence ATGCCAGCGTCAGTACCAAACTTTGGTAGATTTGAAAACATAAACGCAGCAATACACTCGGACTTGCATCCTCCTCAATATGAAAGGGCACTGGGTACATCCCGAGTGGATTACATTAGCTTTACTCCCTCGTCTAAAAATACACTTGGATTCTATCTAAAGgggaaaagaagaagtaGCTTGCAGGAGCGTTATGATGGACGTCCCTTATTGCATTCAGATTTAAATATAACTCCGCAAAAAAATGTCATGGCAGGTAGCCTGGCATATTATTCCAGAAGAGGCAGCGATTCAAAATATGTAGCACCAAGTAGTTTGGGCATATATGAACGCTCTTCTCGCCATAGGTCACACACTCCCTTGGCTGCTTATAGGTCAAGTAGTCCGTTTACTGTGCCAAGATCAAGTGTATCAACTTTCTTGGTAAAAAATAAGACGTTGCACTTGAGAAATGTAACAGAAGAAGCTGTACCACCACTGTTGCATGTATTTGCCAACAGATTACTTGGAATAAGATCCCCTTGGAAACTCCCTACCAAACCAAGTGCTGCAAGAAACAATATACAGCAAATTACTGGGTTTTTTACCCTGTTAGAGAGGCTCTCTGATCACTATGTTGACCCTGAATCCTTACCAACGTTCTACAATAATGTCTACTCTATTGCCAAGTACATGTTCAATCGGCAGACAACGCGGAGATATAGAAGGCGTACTGATGCGGGAAATAATTCTGATGGTTATTTTCCCGAAAATCTGGTGCATATTGGTGGTCATGTTTATGACATTGGAGAATATGGAAACAAGAGCTTGTACCAAAAGTATGTACTTTTGGACATGTGTACAGATTCTACCTTGTCATCTGAATTTTACGACTCATTTAATCGACAAATACTAGAGCATAGGACGAACTATAGATCCCTTCCCTCAATGACGTACATATTGGATTTTGTGGAATGCATTACATTTTGGATGCAATTTTCCAACGATACATTTGTTGTACTAAATTATCCGGGTCACGGGTTTAATGTGCTATTGCTATTTGCTTGCGCGATTTTTAACGTGAATAAACTGCAAGATAAAGAGTATAGACATATGGATGATATATTGGAGTCTTTGGATAATGCAATACTAGACTCGTTTTCGTGGAGAAATAATTGCAGATTTGGGACTCCAGATGAACATACACAAGATTTACACAATAAAGTGAACCGAAATGTTATGGAATCAGTTCCAAGCCTGCTTGAAATGTTTTCGTGGCCGGCTTCATATAGACGCTATTTACACTATTTTATAGCGCTAAAGGATAAACCACGCACTGCAAAAACGTTTAGAATAAAACATATTCTTCTAAactctcttcttcctggtgTTGACTTTGCAGTTGAGGTTTATTCTCTGGAACATTTGTCGAATGATGACCCCGTAAGGAAAACTGTGAAACGTAAGCATTCAGGACGCAATATACGTCACTCCTGTAGCCTATACTCACCATTGTTGTTTCCGAGGTGTGTATGTGGAGGTGAAGCTAATGATGGAGCAAGAATGGTCTGTTGTGAAGGAGACTATCACATTCAAACGTGCACAATGTACAATGGTGTTGATAAAAGACGCCATTTGGGAAATAGGTATCCAGATTCAAATGCATTGCTGATAGACTTTACTGTTGGAACTGATGGAGAACCTAGGGAACTCCTAGTACAAGGTGATGTAACTCTTGCGTTGGTATTACACGCAAAGAGGGCAAATAGAAAAATATTAGCAACTTTTAGTTTTAATACGGCGTTTGTTAATGGAGATGCGATTGAAGTCCACAAGTCTGAATTAGACATTTGGGATCCGGAATTCCCACTCATGCCGCATTCTAGGTTATTTGTTTATGTTGAAAAACAGCGGGGTGCTGTAAACTCTCCTGCCGGAGATATTATAGCAAACGGACCAGAGAAACTTGCACAAAGACCTGAAATTACATATAATTATCCATCTGGAAACATGGAAACATTTTTGAAGTATCATGTGGGTCAGgttgatgaagaagatgtaaaatCTCTTGTACGGACGTTGGGCTGCAGTCCATATGTCTGTAAGCTAGCTCtaaaaatttgcaaaaagTATTCAGATGCCCTAGAGCTCCTCACCAGCGAGGAAATGCAAATTTGGCGTGATTTGTATAAAGATGTGGCAAGGCATGCGAATGAAGAAACAAGGGTTCCTAGGATAGATACACGCTTGAGCATCCAAGAAGACGAAAGTAATACTAGCGATGGAGACACTGCAGTATCGGAGGATGTTATTGTAGATACTGTGCGAACACTTGTTATAGATGAGGATAGATCTGCGGAACAGGGTAAATCTGATACTTGTCCAGAAAGAGGCGAATCTATATCATCTCCACATTTTGAAACATCAAGGGAAGAATCTCTGATAGAGGCTGCTTCAAAACAGGGCTCTTTTGCGGGAATATCATCCAAGCAAGAATCACTCACAGAAATAAAGGAGTCTATCGAAGAAACATTAAAGCAACCATCTCATGAGTTGACAAAATCGGGTTCAGGTACAATTGCTACATCTGAACAGGCACAAGTATCATTGAAGGATGACTTATCTCCAAATGTTGCATCTACGCAAGATGGTTTGTCTCCATCTGTAACATTGGATCATGATGATTTATCCCCGCAAATGTCATTAGATCAATCTCCACAGAGTTTGGAACAGCAACGACTATTGACACGTACGTCATATGGAAAGGATGTTTCACAAAACATTGTATCACATGATACACCCGCATCCAGCTTACAGGATATACCAATCTCTTCATTACGCAGTGTGTCTGTATCCTCACTTATTGATGGTTCTGCATCATTAACAACGCAAATGGATAGAGATTTATCAATACCGTTTATAGGTGGTGTTGGATCATCTGATTTACAAATTGACCCAGGTAGATCACTCAGCCCTGGTGCGTCCATGTCCATTGTTTCTTCTGCTACCTCACCGCTGCCACAATCTGTATGTTCCCCCCTGTCTAGAGCTTCATCTGCAATGATAATATCCTCAGCGGCTGTATCACCAGAGAACTTTGTAAAATCGCCAAGTTCATTCTATCCTGGGTCTCCTGGATCCTTTTCTTATTCATCAGCTTCCTCCGATTATCTCCCCTGCATAGATATTGATGCTGtggtaaagatggaggaaaatatgaaggaggaagaacctcCAGTTACTCTTGACCAACTTAAGGGGGCACTTCAGGATGAATTACAAAAGAAACTAAAGAGAAAGGATTCAGGTGGCTCTAACGAAACAAGAGAGAAGTTGCTAGTACCAAAGAGTCTGTCTACTCTTCCAAAGGCAGAAATTATAACGCCAAAGAAAGCGGTTCCACCGGTTCCAAAAGAAAAGAGAGCGCCTCCAGTGCCAAAAGGAATGTTGGCACCTCCTGTTCCAACCGGAAAAGTTGCTCCAAAGGGTAAAATGGCTCCACCTGTACCCACAGGAAAAATAGCTCCTCCTTTGCCAAAGGGAAAGACTGCACCAAAATTGCCCATGTTTACTCCAAAGGTTGCAAAACGTTCGCTTCCTCTGGGAGTAAAACTTCATTGGAAACCACTTAGCAATGCACGTCTGGAAGGCACAATTTTCGAAGCAATTAAACATGGAGGACATGGTGAAAAGAACTTGTTTGATGTTACAACGGCTACAAAGCTTTTTACAAGAGAGAATAAACAAGTTTTGCCAAAGAGGGTTCATGCTGTTTCTACTCTTGCAGTTCTAGATGCCAAGAGAGCACAAAATATTGGAATTGTTTTGAGGTTCACAGAAGGTCTATATGATGCTATTCTTGATGATGTAGATAAGTTAAATACGGATTCTCCCAACCTAACGTTGGAGAATTTGCACAAACTGGCTACAGCTATGCCAACAGAACTGGAAAGGgaaaaatttacaaaatattttaatagCAATACAAGTTTACCACTTCAGCCTGTTGAAAAGGATGTTGTGAAACTCTTGAAGAAAGATATGGAGGCCAAGATTCGTATAAGTAAATTCACAATACAATACAAGAGCGCTATTGATACTCTTAAATCTCAGCTTGACACATTTGATGCTGCAGTTAAACAGATACGTGGAAATACTCATTTGCCAATACTTTTGTCGGCTATTTTGCAGTAtggaaattttgtaaatCACGGTGATACCGATGTAAAGACGTATGGATTTACACTTTCGTCTGCGATTCGCCTTGTCGATTTGAAATCGTCGGATAAAAGCATCACATCTCTCCACTATCTGATTATTAATCTTGCCATGCGATTTCCTGACACGCGTTTTAATGAGATTGATGTTTCTCTGGAAAGTGTGCTCTTGGCTGAAAAGGTTAGCGCAAAGGGTATTTTAGATACTCTTGAGGAGATTCGAACAGAACTAGGTTTTCTCGTAAAGTTTAGTGAGAGTAAAGAGGAAGATTATGAGCTAATGGAAAAAATTGATCGCATAATGAACCAGTGCAAGGACGGAATATGTGATATAACAACGAGACAGGAAAAGATATTTGAAAGCATAAGAAAAACTTGGACGTTTTTAGgggaagaatataaacaaggaATGGCACTTGAAgaaatttttcaaattctgGCAGATTTGGCCAAATCCGTCAAAAAAGTATTTACAGATATAAAAAATAGACCGAATAAATTCCTAGTCGCTATAAGTGATCAGGAAGAACGGGAAGTTTTCATGAAGAGGTTTGTAGAAAAGAGGACGAAACTAGATAATTAA
- a CDS encoding signal peptide containing protein (encoded by transcript BEWA_015760A): protein MKFFAIFYAFILVNICHCGDDDGKDGTPPGASGHGEFVAGDTLTFLMPVTLDLSAKETEHILKQTIYIGRTEISHYTMRAGVPIVQVVDGDNTVWVGSVDCPCKSAKLVSRGSDYKSLVLFVGSGYNAEYKYFEMVENTWRELSEEEKGELLGKKEVSIPPEGAKTKDSSFVLDIENVNDPRIKMDTITRNRVVIKSYKDMEGSRMVSGSRITSVVSGAFVFWEKGEFEVLRRCEEYLKGRRRLVYIRVNSLGLTKKFCFQKFEDGWERIEKDEFKRALIYMKMEGDREERDEEDLVGRMKRL from the coding sequence ATGAAGTTCTTTGCTATATTTTACGCATTCATTCTTGTTAACATCTGTCACTGTGGAGATGATGACGGTAAAGATGGTACTCCACCTGGAGCTTCAGGTCATGGAGAGTTTGTGGCTGGTGACACATTAACATTTCTTATGCCAGTGACCCTAGATCTTAGTGCTAAAGAGACAGAACACATTCTAAAGCAGACGATATACATCGGAAGAACTGAAATTAGCCATTATACTATGCGTGCAGGCGTGCCTATTGTGCAAGTTGTTGATGGAGATAATACTGTATGGGTCGGAAGTGTAGACTGTCCATGCAAGAGTGCAAAATTAGTCTCAAGAGGCAGTGACTACAAAAGCTTGGTTCTATTCGTTGGAAGTGGCTATAATGCCGAgtacaagtactttgagatGGTAGAAAATACCTGGAGGGAACTTagtgaagaagagaaggGAGAACTTCTTGGGAAGAAAGAAGTGAGTATTCCGCCTGAAGGCGCAAAAACTAAAGACTCATCTTTCGTCCTAGATATTGAGAATGTAAATGATCCAAGGATTAAAATGGACACAATTACAAGGAATAGAGTGGTTATAAAGAGCTACAAGGATATGGAAGGCTCAAGGATGGTCTCTGGTTCAAGAATTACTTCCGTCGTTTCCGGGGCTTTTGTATTCTGGGAAAAGGGAGAATTTGAAGTTTTGAGGAGATGCGAAGAGTACTTGAAGGGTAGAAGGCGTCTGGTTTATATACGCGTCAACAGCCTCGGGTTGACAAAGAAATTCTGCTTCCAAAAATTTGAAGATGGCTGGGAGAGGATTGAGAAGGATGAGTTCAAAAGAGCTCTTATTTatatgaaaatggaggGAGATAGGGAAGAAAGGGATGAAGAAGATCTTGTCGGTAGAATGAAAAGGCTATAG
- a CDS encoding signal peptide containing protein (encoded by transcript BEWA_015770A), with protein MRILAVLWTVCLVRLCSAGCFGCFGKGKTNDRVTVQAVQGGSREASRDNLRSPPQKPVEFPTGPQTQARSASISSQSTSSEVGDVDTESAHTSNSIGQGTNTTQVKGTNSEVDEEQHSYGASQSSGNSSRSPQNPRPQTETALASTPPLANTTSSITSQAGAPKPTTPITLDLAKPDETNVRVGNQSRDDGIKTKRFTPKDAFHISSVVDGGSSVWKAEKNERCKFVESHAKGDSSLISIGISKGDYLDFKYFEKTADGKWNNITQGDFLRKLAGMRKSGSSPNPSSSHPSPTTTPSQ; from the coding sequence atgaggattctggCAGTACTGTGGACGGTATGTCTAGTGAGACTATGCAGTGCAGGTTGCTTTGGTTgttttggaaaaggtaAAACGAATGACAGAGTTACTGTTCAAGCAGTACAAGGAGGTTCCAGGGAAGCATCTAGAGATAATCTTAGGAGTCCACCTCAAAAACCTGTAGAGTTTCCTACTGGACCTCAAACTCAAGCCCGTTCTGCTAGTATATCTAGTCAATCTACTAGTAGTGAAGTTGGTGATGTTGATACCGAATCTGCTCATACTTCTAACTCAATTGGCCAAGGTACTAATACCACTCAAGTTAAAGGTACTAATTCTGAAgttgatgaagaacaaCACTCTTATGGTGCTAGTCAATCTAGTGGAAATAGTTCTAGATCTCCTCAAAATCCTCGACCTCAAACTGAAACTGCTCTAGCTTCTACTCCACCTCTCGCAAATACTACTTCCTCTATTACTTCCCAAGCAGGCGCTCCTAAACCTACTACTCCCATTACCCTTGATCTTGCAAAGCCAGATGAGACAAATGTACGTGTAGGTAACCAATCTCGTGATGATggaataaagacaaagagaTTTACTCCCAAAGATGCCTTCcatatatcctctgttgtGGATGGTGGATCTTCTGTTTGGAAGGCTGAGAAAAATGAAAGGtgcaaatttgtagaatcaCATGCAAAAGGAGACTCTTCTCTAATTTCCATAGGCATAAGCAAAGGTGATTACTTAGACTTtaagtactttgaaaagactgCTGATGGGAAGTGGAATAACATCACACAAGGAGACTTTTTAAGGAAGCTTGCTGGAATGAGAAAGTCTGGATCATCTCCCaatccttcttcttcacaTCCTTCTcctactactactccatctcaGTAG
- a CDS encoding hypothetical protein (encoded by transcript BEWA_015780A): MLYLGIMENRSSIPSLESWEKIRAEILARVEKLAKTKLNGRNMFKAINMFALSLLNYYTGLLKLLPDDFEALDLDIRKILVKHRLHYLNASPERLYLKREQCGRGLASATRKS; the protein is encoded by the coding sequence ATGTTATACCTGGGTATAATGGAGAACAGATCAAGCATCCCATCTTTGGAGTCATGGGAAAAAATCCGAGCCGAAATCTTGGCGAGGGTTGAAAAATTAGCAAAAACCAAGCTGAACGGGAGAAACATGTTCAAGGCAATAAATATGTTTGCTTTGTCCCTCCTGAACTACTACACTGGATTGCTAAAACTATTACCGGATGATTTTGAGGCACTAGACTTGGACATTCGGAAAATACTAGTCAAACACAGACTGCATTACCTCAATGCATCCCCTGAAAGACTCTATCTTAAAAGGGAACAATGTGGACGGGGACTAGCATCAGCAACCAGGAAGTCATAG
- a CDS encoding hypothetical protein (encoded by transcript BEWA_015790A), which yields MVNKAKKRKTSLSRAPLRIAYDEDLQFRAHMDSVIDELFKTIAALASADSNAESLSFDEFYNATMRIGIKIQKMELERVLRCTLHGSRHPDILKEYNLELKRTVDGKNIVDKWAHKDVYKVLEEKITREVIKELFLGSKLRLHNGAIV from the coding sequence ATGGTTAATAAGGCCAAAAAACGTAAAACTTCTCTCTCAAGGGCTCCATTGAGGATTGCCTATGATGAAGATTTACAATTTAGGGCACACATGGACTCCGTGATTGACGAACTCTTCAAAACCATCGCAGCTTTGGCTTCCGCTGATTCAAATGCGGAATCTCTGAGCTTTGACGAATTTTATAATGCTACAATGCGAATTGGTATCaagatacaaaagatgGAACTAGAAAGGGTGCTAAGGTGTACTCTACATGGAAGTAGACACCCGGACATACTCAAGGAATACAATCTAGAACTCAAAAGGACGgttgatggaaaaaatatCGTTGACAAATGGGCTCATAAGGATGTTTACAAGGTACTCGAGGAGAAAATTACAAGAGAAGTCATAAAAGAACTCTTCCTAGGCTCCAAATTGAGGTTGCACAATGGAGCAATTGTCTAA
- a CDS encoding DNA replication licensing factor MCM7, putative (encoded by transcript BEWA_015800A) encodes MLNTYRYLEILYSAADAVLDTLEKGGNESSDAAPVQNLEMLSTVINPIDELREGRMKQNKLPVYLRANFEIMIIPGESETIMKMKSVNADCVGSLSLIEVDVTRIGNVKPRIRIATYECDNCHNHSYKAVEGPTFMPITDCVNCISTKNAKGTLKFHPKLSKFEKYQELRVQEPLVHLSDGELPKSLKCEVSGELTQQLKPGDSVLLYGILLPVTQNTYTTHKFVLLADKVFKILYIKQLKKSADKGIKMHSDLARKIEELKSDPEVYERLAYSIAPEIYGHEDVKKALLLQLIGGCTREKNDGGFIRGNIHILLLGDPGVAKSQLLKKVSAISTRGVYTTGKGSSSTGLTAGIIKDSSTGETVLEGGALVLADSGLCCIDEFDKMDDYDRSAIYEVMEQQTVSIAKAGHCSSMSARSAVLAAANPVNGVYDVKKSVFVNMNLPAALLTRFDLQFLLLDRPDKNADAKLAEHVVGVLRGTTDENSGVDTSYEAVEIDVMRAYIALAKEFEPKMTQDIVDRASEWYISRRSEELQDDIYNGDRCTYTTPRSMLAVLRISQALARLRFSEAITMSDFEEAVRLTEQMKNSLTEALKERRAKKKTHPSSQIFHILRRMRDGMRRKLHWDGWLDVADLERQVVSTGLKSKHLREFIDTYKQLDVVYMGNNDTQIAFREDIIIDGV; translated from the coding sequence ATGCTCAACACCTATCGCTACCTTGAAATTCTCTATTCGGCCGCGGATGCAGTTTTGGATACACTCGAAAAGGGTGGAAATGAAAGTTCTGATGCAGCTCCTGTACAAAATCTTGAAATGTTGTCTACTGTGATAAATCCGATCGATGAGCTTCGAGAGGGTAGAATgaaacaaaacaaactcCCAGTATACCTAAGAgcaaattttgaaatcaTGATAATTCCTGGAGAATCGGAGACcataatgaagatgaaaagcGTAAATGCAGATTGCGTTGGATCTTTGAGTTTGATTGAAGTCGACGTAACAAGGATTGGTAATGTAAAACCCAGAATCAGAATTGCAACATATGAATGTGACAATTGTCATAATCACTCCTACAAAGCAGTTGAAGGCCCAACATTTATGCCAATTACCGACTGCGTCAACTGTATTTCAACAAAGAATGCAAAAGGAACACTCAAATTTCATCCAAAACTCTCTAAATTCGAAAAGTACCAAGAATTACGCGTACAAGAACCACTTGTTCATTTATCCGATGGTGAATTGCCAAAATCGCTAAAATGTGAAGTTTCTGGTGAACTCACACAGCAACTGAAACCTGGTGATAGCGTGCTCCTCTATGGCATTTTGCTCCCAGTTACTCAGAATACCTACACCACACACAAATTCGTTCTATTGGCTgataaagtttttaaaattcTTTATATAAAGCAACTGAAAAAGAGCGCAGATAAAGGAATCAAAATGCACTCTGATTTGGCAAGGAAAATTGAGGAACTCAAATCTGATCCAGAGGTCTACGAACGCCTCGCTTATAGTATAGCACCTGAAATTTATGGTCATGAGGATGTAAAAAAAGCCCTTTTATTGCAATTAATTGGGGGATGTACGAGGGAAAAGAATGACGGTGGGTTTATTCGTGGAAATATCCACATTCTTCTCCTCGGAGATCCTGGTGTTGCAAAGAGTCAGTTACTTAAAAAAGTTTCGGCAATTAGCACTAGAGGTGTCTATACCACTGGTAAGGGAAGTAGTAGTACCGGTTTAACTGCCGGTATTATAAAGGATTCATCCACTGGAGAAACTGTTTTAGAGGGCGGTGCTCTTGTCCTTGCAGATTCTGGTCTTTGTTGCATCGAtgaatttgataaaatggaCGACTATGATAGATCTGCAATTTACGAAGTCATGGAACAACAAACAGTTTCAATTGCCAAGGCTGGACACTGCAGTTCCATGTCTGCACGTTCCGCCGTTTTGGCCGCTGCAAACCCAGTAAATGGTGTTTACGACGTTAAAAAATCTGTttttgtaaatatgaacCTACCAGCTGCTCTCCTTACTCGTTTTGACCTTCAGTTCTTACTCTTGGATAGACCAGATAAAAATGCTGATGCAAAACTTGCAGAGCACGTTGTTGGAGTGCTGAGAGGTACTACAGATGAAAACTCGGGTGTAGATACATCATATGAGGCGGTAGAAATTGATGTAATGAGAGCATATATTGCACTAGCAAAGGAGTTTGAACCAAAAATGACACAAGATATTGTTGACAGAGCTTCAGAGTGGTATATTTCTAGGAGAAGCGAGGAATTGCAAGatgatatttataatgGAGACAGATGCACATACACAACACCAAGAAGTATGCTTGCTGTTTTGAGAATTTCACAAGCCCTCGCAAGGCTCAGATTTTCGGAGGCCATTACAATGAGTGACTTTGAAGAGGCTGTAAGACTTACTGAacagatgaagaatagTCTAACTGAGGCCCTAAAGGAGAGAAGAGCTAAGAAGAAGACGCATCCCTCATCGCAaattttccacattttaaGACGCATGAGAGATGGAATGAGGAGGAAGCTTCACTGGGACGGATGGCTAGATGTTGCAGATTTGGAACGCCAGGTTGTCTCCACCGGCCTAAAGTCCAAACATTTGCGCGAGTTTATAGATACTTACAAACAGCTTGATGTTGTATACATGGGAAATAATGATACCCAAATTGCCTTTAGAGAGGATATTATTATTGATGGTGTCTAG